A window of the Candidatus Binatia bacterium genome harbors these coding sequences:
- a CDS encoding VWA domain-containing protein has protein sequence MLDRIVEFSELLRRNGIRVSLPENMDAARALELIGVADQKQFKSALRAALIKRSIDAKTFDELFDLYFLGQGGTARDLEQKLMRQLGMSPEEFQRMLERMQKFLDGLDGELSRLTRALLSGDMGEVERLLREAAEAEAKESRSSLRALLLAQGIAGRIGLDGVREEIENLRHLLARIGADPQTIEKMSEYAERRFRDLLELVRDLAQRETRKKDPARAERERLDHLSQKSFAYYSEDDIRKMNEVVIQLARRFKNLLSLRRRHARRGRLDVSATFRKNLQYGGVPFRIQLDRRKKEKPQVVVLCDISDSVLNASRFMLQFVYSIQDLYSKVRSFVFVSDIGEVTRLFEENEIQHAVEMALRGDVIDVYSHSNFGRAFELFYREHFAAVTSKTTFLIIGDGRNNYNRANDWVLKEIRRKAKQLIWLNPESRMTWGYGDSEMDRYGAYCHVVEECRSIAQLYKIIDRIVA, from the coding sequence ATGTTGGACCGAATCGTTGAGTTTTCCGAGCTGCTCAGGCGAAACGGCATCCGCGTGTCGCTGCCCGAGAACATGGACGCGGCGCGCGCGCTGGAGCTGATCGGAGTCGCCGATCAGAAGCAGTTCAAGAGCGCGCTTCGCGCCGCGCTCATCAAACGCTCCATCGACGCCAAAACCTTCGACGAGCTTTTCGATCTTTATTTCCTCGGCCAGGGAGGGACCGCCCGCGATCTCGAGCAAAAGCTCATGCGGCAGCTGGGCATGAGCCCGGAAGAGTTCCAGCGGATGCTCGAGCGGATGCAGAAGTTTTTGGACGGCCTCGACGGCGAGCTATCGCGCCTCACGCGCGCGCTGCTGTCGGGCGACATGGGCGAGGTCGAGCGGCTGCTGCGCGAGGCCGCCGAGGCCGAGGCGAAGGAGAGCCGAAGCTCGCTCCGGGCGTTGCTTTTGGCGCAGGGAATCGCCGGCCGGATCGGACTCGACGGCGTCAGGGAAGAGATCGAAAACTTGAGGCACCTGTTGGCGCGGATCGGCGCGGACCCGCAGACGATCGAAAAAATGTCCGAGTACGCGGAGCGAAGATTTCGCGATCTCCTCGAACTGGTGCGCGATCTGGCGCAAAGAGAGACGCGGAAAAAAGACCCGGCCCGCGCGGAGCGTGAGCGGCTGGATCATCTCTCGCAAAAAAGCTTCGCTTATTATTCCGAGGACGACATCCGCAAGATGAACGAGGTCGTCATCCAGCTCGCGCGGCGCTTCAAAAATCTGCTCTCGCTAAGGCGCCGGCACGCCCGGCGCGGCCGGTTGGACGTGAGCGCCACGTTTCGCAAGAACCTCCAGTACGGCGGCGTGCCGTTTCGCATTCAGCTCGACCGGAGAAAAAAAGAAAAGCCGCAGGTGGTCGTGCTCTGCGACATCTCCGACTCGGTTTTGAACGCCTCGCGCTTCATGCTGCAATTCGTCTATTCGATTCAGGACCTCTACAGCAAAGTGCGGAGCTTCGTGTTCGTGAGCGACATCGGCGAGGTGACGCGCCTGTTCGAGGAGAACGAGATTCAGCACGCGGTCGAGATGGCGCTCCGGGGCGACGTGATCGACGTGTACAGCCATTCCAACTTCGGGCGCGCCTTCGAACTGTTTTATCGCGAGCATTTTGCCGCGGTCACGTCGAAGACGACGTTTCTGATCATCGGCGACGGCAGAAACAACTACAACCGCGCCAACGACTGGGTGCTCAAGGAAATCCGCCGCAAGGCCAAGCAGCTCATCTGGCTCAATCCGGAGAGCCGCATGACCTGGGGCTACGGCGACAGCGAGATGGACCGCTACGGCGCTTACTGCCATGTGGTGGAAGAGTGCCGGAGCATCGCGCAACTCTACAAGATCATCGATCGGATCGTGGCATGA